The Apium graveolens cultivar Ventura chromosome 6, ASM990537v1, whole genome shotgun sequence genome contains a region encoding:
- the LOC141668771 gene encoding translocase of chloroplast 34, chloroplastic-like — protein sequence MASRDWPRIQDFPSATRTKLIDSVKQLKKENVSTLTVLVMGKGGVGKSSTVNSILGERAIATGSIQLQESRPVMVTRCSSRYTLNISDAKDPVSAFTLHIIDTPGLVEAGAVNYHVLDIIKRYLLGRTIDVLLYVDRLDQYRVDSLDQQIVAAISDRFGKEIWRRGIVVLTHALLIPPDELGYDEFFSRRSQALLEVVGAGAKIKRQEVRGAIPVVLVENSTRCSRNENDEKIIPTGIAWIPNLMKTITEVVSNGSKGIKVDKNLIDGPNPNQRGKWLIPLIAAFQYFFIVMPLQMLIETDAEAERKSLNK from the exons ATGGCATCTCGAGATTGGCCTAGGATTCAGGATTTCCCTTCTGCCACGCGTACTAAATTGATTGACTCGGTGAAACAGCTAAAGAAAGAG AATGTGAGCACATTGACAGTCCTTGTAATGGGGAAAGGTGGCGTCGGAAAATCTTCGACTGTGAACTCTATTTTGGGGGAGAGAGCGATTGCTACCGGTTCGATTCAA TTACAAGAATCACGACCAGTGATGGTTACAAGATGTTCCTCTAGATATACGTTGAACATAAGTGATGCTAAAGATCCAGTTTCTGCATTTACTTTACATATTATTGATACTCCAGGGCTTGTTGAAGCAGGGGCTGTGAATTACCATGTTCTTGACATCATCAAAAG ATATCTTTTGGGAAGGACTATAGATGTGTTGCTATATGTGGACCGCCTGGATCAATATAGGGTGGATAGCTTGGATCAGCAGATAGTTGCTGCTATAAGTGATAGGTTTGGTAAAGAAATATGGCGTAGAGGAATAGTTGTCCTCACACATGCTCTGCTTATCCCACCAGATGAGTTGGGCTATGATGAATTTTTCTCAAGAAGATCACAGGCTCTCTTGGAAGTTGTGGGCGCTGGAGCTAAGATCAAAAGACAAGAAGTGCGG GGTGCAATCCCGGTTGTTTTGGTTGAAAACAGTACAAGATGTTCTAGGAATGAAAATGATGAGAAG ATTATTCCTACCGGTATCGCTTGGATACCGAACTTGATGAAAACTATAACAGAAGTAGTTTCCAATGGAAGCAAAGGTATTAAGGTGGACAAAAATTTGATTGATGGgccaaatccaaatcaaagagGAAAATGGCTTATTCCTCTCATCGCAGCATTCCAA TACTTCTTCATAGTAATGCCTCTTCAAATGTTGATTGAAACCGATGCAGAAGCAGAAAGAAAATCACTCAACAAGTAA